In Populus nigra chromosome 1, ddPopNigr1.1, whole genome shotgun sequence, one genomic interval encodes:
- the LOC133667973 gene encoding autophagy-related protein 18f isoform X2, producing the protein MRKSIISNDVQQQQQKNLQGRVNGNKNGFLPSSFRAISSYLRIVSSGASTVARSAASVAQSIVDRDDDANHDQVRWAGFDKLEADDDVIRHVLLLGYQSGFEVWDVEEANNVRDLVSRHDGPVSFLQMLPKPVTSEGSQDKFAYNRPLLVVCSDGAQDGPATSCNGNVSNNNYPVNGSTVPTVVRFYSLRSQSYVHVLKFRSAVYSVRCSSRIVAISQSAQIHCFNATTLEREYTILTNPMVMGSPASGGIGYGPLAVGPRWLAYSGSPVVVSNSGCINPQHLTSSMSFSGFTSNGSLVAHYAKESSKQLAAGIVTLGDMGYKKLSSYCSELLPDSHGSLQSGNPGWKSNGTVNGHFPDADNIGMVVVRDIVSKLVIAQFRAHKSPISALCFDSSGTLLVTASIQGHNINVFKIMPGLQGSSSAGDAGASYVHLYRLQRGFTNAVIQDISFSDDSSWIMISSSRGTSHLFAINPLGGTVNFQSSESSYVSKHSGLGGVNKPTVSCPPCLGLQMHNQQSLCATGRAVTLSAVSRIRNGNNGWRGTVTGAAAAATGRLGSISGAIASSFHKCKGNNDMYGDGTSFKSKYHLLVFSPSGSMIQYTLRILDGIDSTPVGSGLNVNYESAAENEGRLVVEAMQKWNICQKQNRRDREDNVDIYGDNGNSDSNKIHPEGIKKGNSIYPEDRGAVTNTKISPEEKHHLYISEAELQMHQACFPLWAKPEIYFQSMMTEGIDVNDADAMQGEIEIERIPARMIEARLKYSILLNKNSFALPKRKDLSFIAAFLNDVENTLDDGIMLHIYDQGKLCLIF; encoded by the exons ATGAGGAAGAGTATTATTAGCAATGATGTTCAACAACAGCAGCAGAAGAATTTGCAGGGGAGagttaatggtaataaaaatgGGTTTTTGCCGAGCTCGTTTCGGGCGATTTCGAGTTACTTGAGGATTGTTTCATCTGGTGCATCGACGGTTGCCAGGTCTGCCGCATCGGTTGCACAGTCTATTGTGGATAGGGACGATGATGCCAATCACGACCAg GTTCGCTGGGCtgggtttgacaagttagaAGCTGATGATGATGTCATTCGGCACGTCCTCTTGTTGGGATATCAGTCTGGTTTCGAGGTCTGGGATGTTGAAGAAGCTAATAATGTCCGTGACCTTGTTTCCAGACATGATGGCCCTGTGTCATTCTTACAAATGTTGCCAAAACCAGTAACATCAGAGGGATCACAAGACAAGTTTGCATACAACAGACCTCTTTTAGTGGTTTGTTCTGATGGGGCACAAGATGGGCCGGCTACTTCATGCAACGGGAATGTCTCTAACAACAATTATCCTGTTAATGGAAGCACTGTGCCAACTGTTGTCCGGTTTTATTCTCTTAGATCTCAATCTTATGTACATGTGCTAAAGTTCAGATCAGCTGTTTATTCTGTAAGGTGCAGCTCTAGAATTGTGGCTATTTCTCAATCAGCTCAG ATACACTGTTTTAATGCGACAACATTAGAGAGGGAATATACTATTCTTACAAACCCTATGGTCATGGGGTCTCCTGCTTCTGGGGGTATAGGCTATGGGCCTCTTGCAGTTGGTCCCAGGTGGCTGGCTTACAGTGGAAGTCCAGTTGTTGTTTCCAATTCTGGATGCATTAACCCGCAGCATCTAACATCTTCTATGAGTTTTTCTGGTTTCACTTCAAATGGAAGTTTGGTTGCTCATTATGCAAAGGAATCAAGCAAACAACTTGCTGCTGGAATTGTGACCCTAGGAGACATGGGATATAAGAAGTTGTCCAGCTATTGCTCGGAGCTCCTTCCTGATTCTCATGGTTCCCTCCAATCAGGGAATCCTGGCTGGAAAAGCAATGGAACTGTTAATGGCCATTTTCCTGATGCAGATAACATTGGAATG GTTGTTGTCAGGGATATTGTTAGTAAACTTGTTATTGCCCAGTTTAGAGCTCACAAGAGTCCAATCTCAGCATTGTGCTTTGATTCTAGTGGGACGCTTTTAGTGACCGCCTCAATCCAGGGTCATAACattaatgttttcaaaataaTGCCTGGACTCCAAGGAAGCTCTTCTGCTGGTGATGCTGGTGCATCTTATGTACACCTGTACAGGCTGCAGCGTGGATTTACAAATGCA GTTATACAGGACATTAGTTTCAGTGATGACAGCTCCTGGATTATGATAAGTTCATCAAGGGGGACAAGCCATTTATTTGCTATTAATCCATTGGGAGGAACCGTGAACTTTCAATCTTCTGAATCTAGTTATGTCTCAAAACATAGTGGTTTGGGAGGAGTGAATAAGCCAACTGTTAGTTGCCCTCCCTGTTTAGGTTTACAAATGCATAATCAACAGAGCCTTTGTGCAACTGGCCGCGCAGTTACACTATCTGCTGTCAGCAGAATAAGAAATGGAAATAATGGTTGGAGAGGCACTGTAACTGGTGCAGCAGCGGCTGCTACAGGCAGACTGGGATCCATTTCTGGTGCTATTGCTTCATCTTTTCACAAATGCAAAGGAAATAATGATATGTATGGGGATGGGACCTCTTTCAAGTCAAAGTACCATCTTCTAGTGTTCTCTCCTTCTGGTTCTATGATACAGTATACTTTGAGGATATTGGATGGCATTGATTCAACACCAGTCGGGTCTGGACTTAATGTAAATTATGAATCAGCTGCAGAAAATGAAGGAAGATTAGTAGTTGAGGCAATGCAGAAGTGGAATATATGTCAGAAACAAAATCGAAGAGATCGAGAAGATAATGTTGATATATATGGTGACAATGGGAATTCTGATAGCAACAAGATACATCCTGAAGGCATAAAGAAAGGAAATAGTATTTATCCTGAAGATAGAGGTGCAGTCACAAATACAAAGATCAGTCCGGAGGAAAAGCATCATTTGTATATTTCAGAAGCTGAACTGCAAATGCATCAAGCTTGTTTCCCATTATGGGCAAAACCTGAG ATATACTTCCAATCAATGATGACAGAGGGAATAGATGTGAATGATGCAGATGCAATGCAAGgggaaattgagattgaaagaATTCCAGCTCGCATGATTGAAGCAAG